One Pyrococcus furiosus DSM 3638 genomic region harbors:
- a CDS encoding class II glutamine amidotransferase codes for MCRILLAVGEGQRIVPWIEAFVKASENDPYKEARGKGRSHKDGWGYVLITEDYVKHYKSRRPVFEDEEVDELKGSISNFSVLMAHSRAASQGSVETFNAQPFSFGSPHGYQLYFMHNGDLNKSMLLEALKLPAEKFLNVSDSYVAGMYASLFITSQEDEEIVKAISALKEVVNTSLNVGMILASPGKLKVVGVAYMREEFLERKAERDYMRLISFPDSDLFVLASSTLELYTYFPVDDVPNATLFALDVNLKEKEFEVRKYSF; via the coding sequence ATGTGCAGAATTCTTCTTGCGGTTGGTGAGGGTCAAAGGATTGTCCCCTGGATTGAAGCCTTTGTTAAAGCCTCTGAAAATGATCCTTATAAAGAGGCTAGGGGAAAGGGAAGGAGCCACAAGGATGGCTGGGGTTATGTTTTAATAACTGAGGATTACGTTAAGCACTACAAGTCAAGAAGGCCAGTATTTGAGGATGAAGAAGTTGATGAGCTGAAGGGGAGTATCTCTAATTTCTCAGTTTTAATGGCTCACTCTAGGGCAGCTAGTCAGGGAAGTGTGGAAACATTCAACGCTCAGCCCTTCTCATTTGGAAGTCCTCACGGCTATCAGCTTTACTTCATGCACAATGGCGACTTAAACAAGTCAATGCTTTTAGAGGCCCTGAAGCTTCCAGCAGAGAAGTTTTTGAACGTTTCCGATTCCTACGTTGCAGGGATGTATGCATCTCTTTTCATAACTTCCCAGGAAGATGAGGAAATAGTTAAAGCTATCTCGGCTTTAAAGGAAGTTGTTAATACCTCCCTCAACGTTGGAATGATCTTGGCCTCCCCTGGGAAGTTAAAGGTTGTTGGAGTAGCGTACATGAGGGAAGAATTCCTGGAGAGAAAGGCGGAGAGGGATTATATGAGGTTGATAAGCTTTCCAGACTCTGATCTCTTCGTCTTGGCCTCCTCGACACTGGAGCTGTACACCTACTTCCCAGTGGACGATGTTCCCAATGCCACCCTCTTTGCTCTGGATGTTAATTTAAAAGAGAAGGAGTTTGAGGTTAGGAAGTACTCCTTTTAA